In Hyalangium ruber, the genomic stretch GGCATCGTCCGCATCGAGGATGACGTCGAGGTGGGGGCCTGCACCTGTATCGACCGGGCCACCATTGGCGAGACGGTGATTGGTCGCGGGACGAAGATCGACAACCTAGTGCAGATCGCCCACAACGTGAAGGTGGGCCCGCTGTCGCTGATCTGCGCGCAGGCCGGAGTGTCCGGCTCGGCGGAATTGGGCACGGGCGTGGTGCTGGCGGGGCAGGTGGGGGTGGTGGGCCACATCCGGGTCGGGGACCTGGCCAAGGTGGGTGCCCAGTCCGGCGTGGCGCACGATGTGCCAGACGGACAGGTGGTCTCCGGCAGCCCAGCGGTGCCGCACAAGGAGTGGCTGAGGAACTCGGCGGCGCTGAACCTGCTGGGGGACCTGGTCAAGGAAGTACGAACCCTGCGTCGCAGGGTGGAGTTGCTCGAGAAGGAGAAGGGCGGATGATGGATATCGGAGAAATCCAGCGGTTGCTGCCCCACCGCTACCCGTTCCTGTTGGTGGATCGGGTCGTGGAGATCATCCCGGGGCAGAAGCTGACGGCGTACAAGAACGTCACCATCAACGAGCCCTTCTTCAACGGCCACTTTCCAGGACACCCGGTGATGCCGGGCGTGCTCATCCTGGAGGCGCTGGCGCAGGCCTCGGCCATCCTCGCTTACAAGAGCGAGAACATGGACCCCGAGTCGAAGGTCACCTACCTGATGGGCGTGGACAACGCGAAGTTCCGCAAGCCGGTGCTGCCTGGAGACAGGCTGCAGTTGGGCATCGAGGTGCTGCGGCACAAGGGTGTGATCTGGAAGACGAAGGGGACCGCCACGGTCGACGGTGTGAAGGTGGCCGAGGGTGAGTTCCTGGCCACGGTGGTGGACAAGGACGCGAAGGCCGCCGAGGAGCCGGCGCCCTGAGCGGGCGGGACGGAAGGAGAGAAGTCATGGCTCAGGTTCACCCCACGGCGGTCGTTCACCCGGATGCCCAGCTCCACGAGACGGTGGAGGTTGGCCCCTTAGCGGTGATCGGTCCGAAAGTGCGGATTGGCGAAGGAACGCGCGTGGGGCCTCACGCCGTCATCGAGGGCCGCACGACGCTGGGCGCACGCAACCACGTGTTCCAGTTCTCCTCGCTGGGCGCCGCGCCCCAGGACCTCAAGTATGGGGGCGAGGACACCGAGCTGATCATCGGTGACGAGAACCAGATTCGTGAGTTCACCACGCTGCACATCGGCACGGAGGGCGGCGGCGGGGCGACGCGGATCGGCAACCGCAACCTCTTCATGGCCAACAGCCATGTGGCCCATGACTGCGTGGTGGGCAATGGCTGCATCCTGGCCAACAGCGCCGCGCTGGGCGGGCACGTGCAGGTGGAGGACCACGTCATCCTCTCGGGGCTGACGGCCATTCACCAGTTCACCCGGCTGGGCAGGCACTCCTTCATCGCTGGCGGCGCCATGGTCGTCATGGACGTTCCCCCATACTGCATGGCCCAGGGAGACCGGGCCGAGCTGGTGGGGCTGAACACCGTGGGCCTGGAGCGGCACGGCTTCAACGAGGAGCGGATCGCCCGCATCAAGGAGGCGTACAAGATCCTCTTCCGCTCCAAGCTGGGCGTCACCGAGGCCCTGGCGAAGCTGAAGGCGGAGCTGGGCGGCCACCCGGAGATCGATCACCTGATCGACTTCGTCAGCAAGAGCAAGCGCGGGCTGACGCGCTAGGCCCGCGCGGTGGAGCGGATCGGCCTCATCGCCGGCAACGGCCAGTTGCCCTTCCTCTTCGCCCGCGAGGCCCGCTCGCGGGGGCTGGAGGTCATCGCGGTGGCGCACCGCGGCGAGACGGATCCGGCGCTGGAGGCGGAGGTCTCCGCCTTCACGTGGGTGCGGCTCGGGCAGGTGGACCGCATCGTGCGCGCCTTCCAGAAGGCGGAGGTGAAGCGCGCGGCGATGGCGGGTGGCATCGGCCGGGTGCGGGCGCTCACCGAGGCCTGGCCGGACCTGGGCGCGGTGCGCATCATCTCGCGCCTGCGCAGCTTCCGGGATGACACGCTGCTTCGCGCCATCGCGGACTACTTCGAGGCGAGCGGCGTCACCATCGTGGCGCCCACGGACTACCTGGCCCAGGTGCTCTCCCCGGCGGGACACCTGGCGGGCCCGAGGCTGCACCCAGCGCAAGAGAAGGACGTGGCGCTGGGAGTAGAGGTGGCCGCGTTGCTGGGCCAGGCGGACGTGGGGCAGACGGTGGTGGTGCGCAACGGGCACGTGCTGGCCCTGGAGGCGGTGGAGGGGACGGACGAGACCATCCGCCGGGGTGGGAAGCTGGGCGGCAAGGGCGCGGTGGTGGTGAAGCGCTGCAAGCCAGGGCAGGACCTGCGCTTCGATCTGCCGGCGGTGGGCCCTCGCACGCTGGAGGTCATGCGGGAGGTGGGGGCGACGGTGTTGGCGGTGGAGGCAGGGAAAACGGTGCTGTTGGACGCACCCCAGCTCTTCCAGGCCGCCGAGACGAACGGTGTCTCCGTGGTGGCGGTGCCCTAGGCGCGGTGTCCGACATCTGTCGGATGTCGTACCTCGCTGGCCCCGTTCCCTGAATTCACAGAGCGTCCTACCGTCCTCCCCCTTAGGGAATCCCGCGCGCCGGGACCCTGTTTGTCCGCAACCGGCCCACCCGAGGTAGCCGCTCGATGACCGCTCGCCTGCTCTTGCTCTGCCTCGCCCTGACCGCTGTACCCGCCCTTGGAGGGGAAGCCATCCGCGTGACTCTCGAAGGACGTGCGGCGCTGGGCCAGGGGATGCCGGCGCTAAAGGTCCACATCCTGGAGCCCATCGCGGGCCTCGAGCTGAAGCTCAAGCGCTCGGACGGCCAGACGCTCGAGCAGAAGGGGAGCGGGCGACCAGGCACGACGAAGGCCTTCCCCCTGGAGCAGCCCGAGGGTCGCTTCCACTACGAGGGCGAGTTGACGGTGCGCTTCACGGACGCGGACCCGGGGACGATGCCCCTGTCCTTCGACGCGGAGCTGCTGGGGCCGCTGAAGCTGGCGGTGGCCCGGGAGGACCTGGACCTCGCGGCGCGCAAGCTGCGCTTCACGCTGTCCCGGCCCGCCGGCAAGGCGAAGGTGACGGTGTGGATGGACACCGGCAAGAAGGCCATGGACGAAGAGGTCCCCTTCAAGGGCCAGCCCGCGGGGACGCCGCTGGAGGTGAGCTGGCCGGCGGAGGAGGGGCGGGTGCTTCGCATCTCGCTCCAGGCCTACGACACCTCCGAGTTCTACACGGGCGTGGACCTGTACCCGTGGCAGGTGGACATCCCGCATGAAGAGGTGAACTTTCCCTCGGGCAGCGCGGAGATCCTCGCGGCCGAGCGGGGCAAGCTGGACCACAGCCAGAAGCTCGTGGCGGAGGCGGTGACGCGCTACGGGCGCTTCGCGGCGCTGCGGCTCTACGTGCTCGGCCACACGGACACCGTGGGGGCCACGGACGCCAACCGGGAGCTGTCGCTCCAGCGCGCGCGCAGCATCGCCGCCTACTTCCGCAAGCGCGGCGTGAAGCTGCCCATCTTCTACGAGGGCTTCGGTGAGCAGTCGCTTCGGGTGTCGACTCCGGACGAGACCGCCGAGGCCTCCAACCGCCGTGCCGAGTACATCATCGCCGTGGAGGATCCGGCGCTGACCCAAGCTCCTTTCAACCCGCAGTGGCGCAAGCTGTGATGCCTTCCTGGAGGAACCGACGGATGAACCGCCTCTCCCTCGCCGCCGTGCTCGGACTCGCTGTCGCGGGCTGCGCGCATTCCGTGACGTCGCCCACGCAACAGCCCCTCCAGACGGAAGCGGCGCGGTGTGAGCTGGTCCACACGCTGATGCGCGAGCCGATCGTCTCGCAGCGCCTCATGGAGATGGCCACCGAGGGGCGGGAGCTGCCCTTGCCGGTGGCGGTCTTCTTGCGCGACCCGGAGCAGGGGCTGCTCGAGCGGCTCTTCGACAACGACGCGGCCACGTGCGGGGACGCCCAGTTCCGGGTGGTGCGCGAGCTGACGCGGGAAGGGCTGGTGCTGTACCTGCAGGAGACTCCGGAAGGCTACGCGTACGACGCGCGGCGCGCGGGCCCGGAGGCGCTGTCGATGGGCGGCGAGCCGCAGGGCGTGGTTCGCCGCAACGGCCAGGGCGGCTGGGCGACCGCGACGGACTGAGGCTCCCTCCGGGAAGGGTGGTCAGCGCTCAGCGTGGGCCCAGGGCCAGTCCCAGGGCCTCGCGTGCGTGCTCGAACTCGCGCCCGAGCACCTCGAGGAGCGGGCCCACTCCGGCTCCACTGCTGGCGGCGGTCTCCACCTGGGCGCAGACGCTCGCCAGCCTCATGGCGCCCAGCATCGCGCTGCTGCTCTTGAGCGAGTGCGCCGACCGTTCGAGCGTCTCCAGGTCCCCGGTGGCGAGGGCCTCGCGCATGGCCTGGAGGCGCCCCGGCGTGTTCGCCAGGAAAAGCCCCACGACCTCCGTGAGGGCGTCCTCTCCGAGCGCCCGCAGCGAGTCGAGCTTCGAGGGATCGAACCCGTCTTCCGAGAGGGGCGGGGGCTGCTCGTGCTCCGTGGGGGCCACGGCCACCTCGCCGCTGGCGCGCAGGAGCGCTGCTTGTAACTCCTCGATGCGCACGGGCTTGGCGACATAGTCATCCACACCGGCCTGGAGGCACCGCTCCCGGTCGCCCTGCATCGCGCTGGCCGTCATGGCGATGATGCGCGGCTGCCGCGCGGGTGGCAGGTCCGCGCGAATGCGCCGGGTCGCCTCGAGCCCGTCCATCTCCGG encodes the following:
- the lpxA gene encoding acyl-ACP--UDP-N-acetylglucosamine O-acyltransferase, yielding MAQVHPTAVVHPDAQLHETVEVGPLAVIGPKVRIGEGTRVGPHAVIEGRTTLGARNHVFQFSSLGAAPQDLKYGGEDTELIIGDENQIREFTTLHIGTEGGGGATRIGNRNLFMANSHVAHDCVVGNGCILANSAALGGHVQVEDHVILSGLTAIHQFTRLGRHSFIAGGAMVVMDVPPYCMAQGDRAELVGLNTVGLERHGFNEERIARIKEAYKILFRSKLGVTEALAKLKAELGGHPEIDHLIDFVSKSKRGLTR
- the fabZ gene encoding 3-hydroxyacyl-ACP dehydratase FabZ, producing MMDIGEIQRLLPHRYPFLLVDRVVEIIPGQKLTAYKNVTINEPFFNGHFPGHPVMPGVLILEALAQASAILAYKSENMDPESKVTYLMGVDNAKFRKPVLPGDRLQLGIEVLRHKGVIWKTKGTATVDGVKVAEGEFLATVVDKDAKAAEEPAP
- a CDS encoding LpxI family protein; its protein translation is MERIGLIAGNGQLPFLFAREARSRGLEVIAVAHRGETDPALEAEVSAFTWVRLGQVDRIVRAFQKAEVKRAAMAGGIGRVRALTEAWPDLGAVRIISRLRSFRDDTLLRAIADYFEASGVTIVAPTDYLAQVLSPAGHLAGPRLHPAQEKDVALGVEVAALLGQADVGQTVVVRNGHVLALEAVEGTDETIRRGGKLGGKGAVVVKRCKPGQDLRFDLPAVGPRTLEVMREVGATVLAVEAGKTVLLDAPQLFQAAETNGVSVVAVP
- a CDS encoding OmpA family protein produces the protein MTLEGRAALGQGMPALKVHILEPIAGLELKLKRSDGQTLEQKGSGRPGTTKAFPLEQPEGRFHYEGELTVRFTDADPGTMPLSFDAELLGPLKLAVAREDLDLAARKLRFTLSRPAGKAKVTVWMDTGKKAMDEEVPFKGQPAGTPLEVSWPAEEGRVLRISLQAYDTSEFYTGVDLYPWQVDIPHEEVNFPSGSAEILAAERGKLDHSQKLVAEAVTRYGRFAALRLYVLGHTDTVGATDANRELSLQRARSIAAYFRKRGVKLPIFYEGFGEQSLRVSTPDETAEASNRRAEYIIAVEDPALTQAPFNPQWRKL